Proteins encoded in a region of the Eulemur rufifrons isolate Redbay chromosome 15, OSU_ERuf_1, whole genome shotgun sequence genome:
- the LOC138395474 gene encoding nucleophosmin-like — MEGYVDMDMSHLFCCELKIDKDYHYRWIMMKSYEHHLSLRTVRLGAGAKDELHVVEAEAVNYEGSLMKVILTTLKMSVQPLFPWGFEVTPSLVSWLKYGSGTVHINGQHLVAVEEDAESEDEEEKNVKFLNIAIKSSDPRGGSKFPQRKVKFAADEDDDDDENDNDDFEVEKTEEKTPRSKGQESFKKKKKKKQEKT, encoded by the exons ATGGAAGGTTATGTGGACATGGACATGAGCCATCTCTTCTGTTGTGAACTAAAGATTGACAAAGATTATCACTataggtggataatgatgaaatCATATGAGCACCACTTATCTTTAAGAACAGTGAGATTAGGGGCTGGTGCCAAGGATGAATTGCACGTAGTTGAAGCAGAGGCAGTGAATTATGAAGGCAGTCTAATGAAAGTAATACTGACAACTTTGAAAATGTCTGTACAGCCACTGTTTCCCTGGGGCTTTGAAGTAACACCATCCTTGGTCTCATGGTTGAAGTATGGTTCAGGGACTGTGCATATTAATGGACAACACTTAGTGGCTGTGGAGGAAGATGCAGAGTCAGAAGatgaagaggaaaagaatgtgAAATTCTTAAATATAGCCATAAAGTCATCTGACCCTAGAGGTGGTAGCAAGTTTccacagagaaaagtaaaatttgctgctgatgaagatgatgacgatgatgaaaatgataatgatgattttgaagttgagaaaactgaagaaaa AACGCCAAGATCAAAAGGTCAAgaatccttcaaaaaaaaaaaaaaaaaaaaacaggaaaaaacttAA